In Erythrobacter sp. KY5, the DNA window GCATTCAGAACGGCGCGGTCGACGACAAGCACGGCTGGGTGATGCGAGTTTGAGCCATGACTGACGCGATCACGGTCGCCGCGCTCTACCGCTTCACGCCTTTCGAAGACCCCGCCGCCCTGCGTGAACCGTTGCTGGCCGCTTGTCGTGAGGTCGGGGTGAGGGGCACGCTGCTGCTAGCCCATGAGGGCATCAACGGCACGATAGCGGGGACCGACAATGCGATTGCCGCTGTGCTCGACCATATCCGCTCGTTGCCCGGCTGCGCCGAGCTCGACGTCAAGTTCTCAGCCGCTGCCGAGATGCCCTTCAACCGCATGAAGGTGAGGCTCAAGCGCGAGATCGTCACCATGGGCGAACCCGATATCGACCCCACGCAAAGCGTCGGGCGCTATGTCGATCCGCAGGACTGGAACGCGCTCATCTCAGACCCTGACACGCTCGTGATCGACACGCGCAACGACTATGAGGTCGCGGTCGGCACCTTCGAAGGCGCGGTCGATCCCGCGACCCCCAGCTTCCGCGACTTCCCTGCATGGTTCCGCACCCACCGCGAGGAACTGCTCGAAGGCAAGAAGAAGGTCGCGATGTTCTGCACCGGCGGCATACGCTGCGAAAAGTCGACCAGCTTCCTGCGGGCCGAGGGGATTGAGGATGTCTTCCACCTGAAAGGCGGCATCCTCAAGTACCTCGAAGAGGTGCCCGAAGAAGAGAGCAGGTGGCAGGGCGACTGCTTCGTCTTCGATGAACGCGTGACGGTCCGCCACGGCCTTGCGACAGGCGAATACGGGCTGTGCC includes these proteins:
- a CDS encoding rhodanese-related sulfurtransferase, which encodes MTDAITVAALYRFTPFEDPAALREPLLAACREVGVRGTLLLAHEGINGTIAGTDNAIAAVLDHIRSLPGCAELDVKFSAAAEMPFNRMKVRLKREIVTMGEPDIDPTQSVGRYVDPQDWNALISDPDTLVIDTRNDYEVAVGTFEGAVDPATPSFRDFPAWFRTHREELLEGKKKVAMFCTGGIRCEKSTSFLRAEGIEDVFHLKGGILKYLEEVPEEESRWQGDCFVFDERVTVRHGLATGEYGLCRACRRPVSLSDRASPAFEEGVSCPACFDERTEEQRARYRERQRQEAIAKARGTSHVGATFDTEDD